The Enterobacter kobei genome has a segment encoding these proteins:
- a CDS encoding DUF3820 family protein: MEKEQLVAIANTEMPFGKYKGRRLIDLPEEYLLWFARKDEFPAGRLGELMAITLLIKTEGLTQLVQPLKRP, encoded by the coding sequence GTGGAAAAAGAGCAGCTCGTTGCGATCGCCAATACGGAGATGCCGTTCGGTAAATATAAGGGCCGCAGGCTGATCGATTTGCCGGAGGAGTATCTGCTGTGGTTTGCCCGTAAGGATGAGTTCCCGGCCGGGCGACTGGGCGAGCTGATGGCTATTACGCTACTGATCAAAACCGAGGGGCTGACCCAGCTGGTTCAGCCCCTGAAACGTCCTTAA
- the ligA gene encoding NAD-dependent DNA ligase LigA, producing MDSIEQQLTGLRTTLRHHEYLYHVMDAPEVPDAEYDRLMRELRELEAQHPELITPDSPTQRVGAEPLGAFSQVRHEVPMLSLDNVFDEESFLAFNKRVQDRLKSSDALTWCCELKLDGLAVSLLYENGVLVRAATRGDGTTGEDITTNVRTIRAIPLKLQGDNIPARLEVRGEVFLPQAGFEKINEEARRTGGKVFANPRNAAAGSLRQLDPRITAKRPLTFFCYGVGILEGGELPDTHLGRLMQFKAWGLPVSNRVQLCDSPEAVLAFYHKVEADRPTLGFDIDGVVIKVNSLALQEQLGFVARAPRWAVAFKFPAQEQMTFVRDVEFQVGRTGAITPVARLEPVQVAGVLVSNATLHNADEIERLGLRIGDKVVVRRAGDVIPQVVNVVESERPDDTREVVFPTHCPVCGSDVERVEGEAVARCTGGLICGAQRKESLKHFVSRRAMDVDGMGDKIIDQLVEKEYVHTPADLFKLTAGKLTGLDRMGPKSAQNVVNALEAAKETTFARFLYALGIREVGEATAAALAAYFGTLEALEKASIDELQKVPDVGIVVATHVFNFFAEESNREVIGKLLAEGIKWPAPVVVNAEEIDSPFAGKTVVLTGSLSQLSRDDAKARLVALGAKVAGSVSKKTDLVIAGEAAGSKLAKAQELGIEVIDEAEMMRLLGE from the coding sequence ATGGACTCAATCGAACAACAACTCACTGGCCTGCGAACCACGCTTCGCCATCATGAATATCTCTATCATGTTATGGACGCGCCGGAGGTGCCGGATGCGGAGTATGACCGCCTGATGCGCGAGCTGCGCGAACTGGAGGCGCAGCACCCGGAACTCATTACGCCGGATTCTCCCACCCAGCGCGTCGGTGCCGAGCCGCTGGGAGCGTTCAGCCAGGTACGCCATGAAGTGCCGATGCTGTCGCTGGATAACGTCTTTGATGAAGAGAGCTTCCTCGCGTTTAACAAGCGCGTGCAGGACCGTCTGAAAAGCAGCGACGCTCTCACCTGGTGCTGCGAGCTGAAGCTTGATGGCCTGGCGGTCAGTCTTCTCTACGAAAACGGCGTGCTGGTGCGTGCCGCCACGCGTGGCGACGGCACGACGGGTGAAGACATTACGACCAACGTGCGCACCATCCGCGCAATTCCGCTGAAGCTGCAGGGGGACAACATTCCTGCGCGTCTGGAAGTGCGCGGCGAAGTGTTTCTTCCCCAGGCGGGCTTCGAGAAAATCAACGAAGAAGCGCGCCGCACCGGCGGGAAAGTATTTGCTAACCCGCGTAATGCGGCGGCAGGCTCTTTGCGCCAGCTTGACCCGCGTATCACCGCGAAGCGACCGCTCACTTTCTTCTGCTATGGCGTGGGGATCCTGGAGGGAGGCGAGCTGCCGGATACGCATCTCGGGCGTCTGATGCAGTTTAAGGCGTGGGGCCTGCCGGTGAGTAACCGCGTGCAGCTCTGTGACTCGCCAGAAGCGGTACTCGCGTTCTACCACAAGGTGGAAGCGGACCGTCCGACGCTCGGTTTTGATATTGATGGCGTTGTCATTAAGGTGAACTCACTGGCGCTTCAGGAGCAACTCGGGTTTGTGGCGCGTGCGCCGCGCTGGGCGGTGGCGTTTAAGTTTCCTGCTCAGGAACAGATGACCTTCGTTCGCGACGTGGAGTTCCAGGTCGGCCGTACGGGCGCCATTACCCCGGTCGCCCGTCTTGAGCCTGTGCAGGTCGCGGGCGTGCTGGTGAGTAACGCCACGCTGCATAACGCCGATGAGATTGAACGTCTGGGCCTGCGGATTGGTGACAAAGTGGTGGTTCGTCGCGCGGGCGATGTTATTCCGCAGGTGGTAAACGTCGTTGAGTCTGAACGCCCTGATGATACGCGTGAAGTGGTCTTCCCGACCCATTGCCCGGTGTGTGGCTCTGACGTGGAGCGTGTTGAAGGTGAGGCGGTAGCGCGCTGTACGGGCGGCCTGATCTGTGGCGCGCAGCGTAAAGAGTCACTGAAGCACTTCGTCTCCCGTCGCGCCATGGACGTCGACGGCATGGGCGATAAGATTATCGATCAGCTGGTTGAAAAAGAGTATGTGCATACGCCAGCGGATCTCTTCAAACTGACGGCGGGCAAGCTGACCGGTCTGGATCGCATGGGGCCGAAGTCGGCGCAGAACGTGGTTAACGCTCTGGAAGCCGCAAAAGAGACCACCTTCGCCCGTTTCCTTTACGCGCTGGGCATCCGTGAAGTGGGGGAAGCAACGGCAGCAGCTCTGGCGGCGTACTTTGGCACGCTGGAGGCGCTGGAAAAGGCAAGCATCGACGAGCTGCAGAAAGTGCCGGATGTCGGCATTGTAGTCGCCACGCACGTCTTTAACTTCTTTGCGGAAGAGAGCAACCGCGAAGTCATTGGCAAACTGCTGGCAGAGGGCATCAAATGGCCCGCGCCGGTGGTGGTTAATGCCGAAGAGATCGACAGTCCGTTCGCCGGTAAAACGGTGGTGCTGACCGGCAGCCTGAGCCAGCTTTCACGCGATGATGCGAAAGCGCGTCTGGTGGCGCTGGGCGCAAAAGTGGCGGGCAGCGTCTCGAAGAAAACCGACCTGGTGATTGCCGGGGAAGCAGCGGGTTCGAAGCTGGCGAAAGCCCAGGAACTCGGCATTGAGGTTATCGACGAAGCGGAAATGATGCGTCTGTTAGGAGAGTAA
- a CDS encoding bile acid:sodium symporter family protein — translation MKLFRIVDPFTLTLVVTVLLASFFPARGSFVPFFEGLTTAAIALLFFMHGAKLSREAIIAGGGHWRLHLWVMCSTFILFPILGVLFAWWAPVNVDPALYTGFLYLCILPATVQSAIAFTSLAGGNVAAAVCSASASSLLGIFVSPLLVGLLMNMHGAEGNLEQVGRICLQLLLPFVLGHLSRPWTGAFVTKHKKWISKTDQTSILLVVYSAFSEAVVNGIWHKVGAGSLLFIVVVSIVLLTIVIAVNVFVARKCGFNKADEITIVFCGSKKSLANGIPMANILFPTSVIGMMVLPLMIFHQIQLMVCAVLARRYKRQTEKLAQEETRAAKA, via the coding sequence ATGAAACTATTTCGTATTGTTGATCCGTTTACGCTTACTCTGGTGGTCACCGTTTTACTGGCCTCGTTTTTCCCTGCCCGCGGTAGTTTCGTCCCGTTTTTTGAGGGGCTGACGACGGCCGCTATCGCGCTGCTGTTCTTTATGCACGGCGCAAAACTCTCCCGCGAAGCGATTATCGCGGGTGGTGGCCACTGGCGACTGCACCTCTGGGTGATGTGCAGCACCTTTATTCTGTTCCCCATCCTCGGGGTGCTGTTTGCGTGGTGGGCGCCAGTTAACGTCGACCCGGCACTCTATACCGGTTTTTTGTATCTCTGTATTCTGCCAGCCACCGTGCAGTCGGCCATTGCGTTTACCTCCCTCGCGGGTGGCAACGTTGCGGCCGCGGTCTGCTCCGCATCGGCATCCAGCCTGTTAGGGATTTTCGTCTCCCCGCTGCTGGTGGGGCTGCTGATGAACATGCATGGCGCGGAAGGTAACCTTGAGCAGGTGGGCAGGATCTGTCTGCAACTGCTGCTGCCGTTTGTCCTGGGCCATCTCTCGCGCCCGTGGACAGGTGCGTTTGTGACGAAGCATAAAAAGTGGATCTCCAAAACCGACCAGACCTCAATTCTGCTGGTGGTTTACTCCGCCTTCAGCGAAGCGGTCGTGAACGGGATCTGGCACAAGGTGGGCGCAGGCTCACTGCTGTTTATCGTGGTGGTCAGCATTGTCCTGCTGACGATTGTCATTGCCGTAAACGTCTTTGTGGCACGTAAATGCGGCTTCAACAAAGCAGATGAAATTACGATTGTTTTCTGCGGTTCGAAGAAGAGCCTGGCGAACGGTATCCCGATGGCCAACATTCTGTTCCCGACCTCGGTAATTGGGATGATGGTATTGCCGCTGATGATTTTTCATCAGATCCAGCTGATGGTCTGCGCCGTGCTGGCGCGTCGCTATAAACGTCAGACGGAAAAACTGGCGCAGGAAGAGACCCGCGCCGCGAAGGCTTAA